A window of Acropora muricata isolate sample 2 chromosome 3, ASM3666990v1, whole genome shotgun sequence contains these coding sequences:
- the LOC136910626 gene encoding mitochondrial chaperone BCS1-like: MPLSELIASLGSNPYFSAGFGLVGVGAGLAALKKGSQFAYTALRRYAIITLEVPSKDKSYHWVLQWITAQGQRAQHLSVETTFQQHDTGKVSTSFDFSPSPGVHFFKYKNSFVRVERSREKMVDLTSGAPWETVTLTALATNQQLFFDILNEARHMALEKQEGKTVMYIAMGADWRQFGFPRRKRPLDSVILDDGISDGILADVREFIDSPKWYMDRGIPYRRGYLLYGPPGCGKSSFIQALAGELDYSICVMNLSDRNLSDDRLNHLMSVAPQQSIILLEDIDAAFVKRIEEKEEGRTSGYANRVTFSGLLNTLDGVASSEERLVFMTTNHLNRLDPALIRPGRVDVKQEIGLASRSQLHKMYKRFYPDQTSARAEEFADRVIGLGQRKSIAQIQGHFMLFKNDPSGAIENIGNQDISLIKMNELD; this comes from the exons ATGCCTCTCTCAGAACTAATAGCTTCTTTAGGAAGCAATCCATATTTTTCAGCTGGTTTCGGATTAGTCGGTGTCGGAGCTGGCCTAGCAGCGTTAAAGAAAGGGAGTCAATTCGCTTATACAGCGCTTCGCCGTTATGCCATCATCACGCTCGAAGTTCCTAGCAAAGACAAAAGTTATCACTGGGTCTTGCAGTGGATTACAGCGCAGGGTCAGCGAGCTCAACATCTCAGCGTGGAGACCACGTTTCAGCAGCATGATACTGGAAAAGTCAGTAcaagttttgatttttcgccgAGTCCTGGCGTTCACTTTTTCAAGTACAAAAACAGCTTCGTCCGGGTCGAAAGATCTCGGGAAAAGATGGTAGATCTCACCTCGGGAGCTCCGTGGGAAACCGTCACCTTGACAGCTCTTGCTACGAACCAGCAGCTTTTCTTCGACATTTTAAACGAAGCGCGGCACATGGCTCTAGAGAAACAAGAGGGAAAGACTGTGATGTATATTGCGATGGGAGCAGACTGGAGACAATTTGGATTTCCCCGTCGGAAAAGGCCATTAGATTCTGTTATATTGGATGACGGCATATCAGATGGAATCTTAGCAGATGTTAGGGAATTCATCGATTCCCCTAAATGGTACATGGACAGAG GCATCCCTTACAGGAGAGGTTACTTACTGTATGGCCCTCCAGGATGTGGAAAAAGTAGTTTTAT CCAAGCACTTGCTGGGGAACTTGACTACAGCATCTGTGTCATGAATTTGAGTGATCGCAACTTATCAGATGATAGACTTAATCATCTGATGAGTGTGGCTCCACAACAGAGCATCATTCTATTGGAAGATATTGACGCAGCTTTTGTGAAGAGGATAGAGGAGAAGGAAGAAGGCAGAACTTCTGGATATGCAAACAGG GTGACATTTAGTGGACTCTTGAACACTCTAGATGGTGTGGCATCCTCTGAAGAGCGGCTCGTCTTCATGACAACCAATCATCTTAATAGACTTGATCCAGCTCTTATTCGACCAGGCAGAGTTGACGTCAAACAGGAAATAGGCCTCGCTTCCAGGAGCCAACTTCACAAAATGTACAAACGCTTTTACCCTGACCAGACCTCAGCTCGGGCAGAAGAGTTCGCGGACAGGGTGATAGGGCTGGGACAGAGAAAGAGTATAGCTCAAATACAGGGACATTTTATGCTTTTTAAAAATGATCCGTCGGGTGCCATAGAAAATATTGGAAACCAAGACATCAGTTTAATCAAAATGAATGAGCTTGATTAA
- the LOC136910625 gene encoding peroxidasin-like → MPNSFSIAIGIFLAVCVSNLDQVSCSEDAAQLVLDTLALENCDPLKMRMACLLNPYRSIDGTCNNLCNISRGSIQQPLRRFPGLNPPTQFEGENLPRRLAESGNELPNARKVSRTVFRSNTGNENGPPDQSHMVMTWGQFLDHDVTLTELIEGVDCGGNNEPCVRNISACFGIDILNGNQLQFNPEAQCIPLRRSRVSPTGEQFNAITTYIDGSQVYGSELELSLRLRDTNAKLGLLKVTPHVDSNGEPILPPADDEAFCRSPNPEVQHCFLAGDVRVNENQALMAMHTIWVREHNRIALALHVLNPEWDDERLYQEARKIVIAQLQHITYNEWLPALFNVDVLNRTGLLLEQGNQTFTEYDPNVDPTIINSFATAALRMGHTLIRNDFVLLNDLYQARGFGNPTAIPVSDFFNPFRLFQPGPNVYGGLMIGLNGRSMQRFDRIFVPNIRERLIIEGDIVGDLPAINIQRGRDHGLPGYVRFREACGGNPVNSFTDLDDTTPLDKIWDLQEAYDNLLDIDLFAGAMLESPLPGSQLGFTFTCILTEQFHDLRFGDRFWYERDDHQTGFTLPQLIEIRKSTLARVICDNADGVARINQNVFINFGRVVVDCDKVSFVNLNVFKEDLPELTEETNEEETQTVSV, encoded by the exons ATGCCGAACTCTTTCAG CATCGCCATTGGCATTTTCCTAGCCGTTTGCGTTTCAAACTTAGACCAAGTCTCGTGCTCAGAAGATGCGGCACAGCTGGTCCTTGACACACTGGCTCTGGAAAATTGTGACCCTCTAAAAATGCGCATGGCTTGCCTTCTAAATCCCTATCGCTCAATTGACGGAACTTGCAACAATCTTTGCAACATAAGCCGAGGATCTATCCAACAACCTCTGCGACGTTTCCCGGGTCTCAACCCTCCAACTCAATTTGAAGGAGAGAACCTTCCTCGACGGTTAGCTGAAAGTGGAAACGAACTCCCCAACGCTAGAAAAGTCAGCAGGACCGTTTTTAGATCCAACACAGGCAACGAGAACGGTCCGCCAGATCAAAGTCACATGGTCATGACGTGGGGACAGTTCCTTGATCATGATGTCACTCTGACAGAATTAATCGAGGGAGTGGATTGTGGAGGCAACAATGAACCTTGTGTGCGGAATATATCCGCGTGTTTTGGCATCGATATTCTGAACGGAAATCAGCTACAATTCAACCCAGAGGCGCAGTGTATCCCACTCAGGAGATCTCGAGTCAGCCCAACTGGAGAACAG TTCAACGCAATCACAACTTATATCGATGGGTCTCAAGTTTATGGCTCAGAATTGGAGTTGTCTCTGCGGTTACGTGACACGAATGCGAAATTGGGGCTTTTGAAAGTTACTCCTCATGTAGATTCTAACGGAGAGCCGATCCTGCCACCAGCTGACGATGAAGCTTTTTGCCGATCCCCCAATCCAGAGGTGCAGCATTGCTTTTTGGCGGGAGACGTTCGCGTGAATGAAAATCAAG CTTTGATGGCAATGCATACCATTTGGGTTCGAGAGCACAATCGCATCGCCTTAGCTCTGCACGTGTTGAATCCAGAATGGGATGACGAAAGACTCTACCAGGAGGCGCGTAAAATTGTCATTGCACAATTGCAACATATCACTTACAATGAATGGCTGCCAGCTCTCTTTAATGTCGATGTG TTGAATAGAACCGGACTTCTCCTGGAACAAGGCAATCAGACATTTACGGAATACGACCCCAATGTAGATCCAACCATAATCAACTCTTTCGCCACAGCAGCTTTACGAATGGGACACACCCTTATTAGGAACGACTTCGTCCTTTTAAACGACCTATACCAAGCAAGAGGATTTGGCAACCCAACTGCCATACCAGTCAGTGACTTTTTCAACCCTTTTAGGCTGTTTCAACCAGGGCCTAACGTCTATGGTGGACTTATGATAGGCTTAAATGGCCGAAGTATGCAGCGCTTTGACAG AATCTTTGTACCTAACATACGTGAACGACTCATCATTGAAGGGGACATAGTGGGGGATCTACCAGCCATTAATATACAGCGTGGTCGCGATCATGGCTTGCCTGGGTACGTGCGGTTCCGTGAGGCATGCGGAGGCAATCCGGTGAATTCCTTTACCGATCTAGACGATACAACTCCACTAGATAAAATATGGGATCTGCAAGAAGCTTATGACAACTTGTTAGACATTGATTTGTTTGCCGGTGCCATGCTGGAATCCCCTCTTCCAGGAAGCCAACTTGGTTTCACTTTCACTTGTATTCTTACGGAACAGTTTCACGACTTGCGATTTGGTGATCGCTTCTGGTATGAGAGAGACGACCATCAAACAGGATTCACGCTTCCACAACTGATAGAAATACGCAAGAGCACTCTGGCTCGAGTTATCTGTGACAACGCGGATGGCGTAGCACGCATTAACCAAAACGTGTTCATAAATTTTGGAAGAGTGGTTGTCGATTGTGACAAAGTGTCCTTTGTCAACTTGAATGTTTTCAAAGAAG ACTTACCTGAGTTGACTGAGGAAACCAATGAAGAGGAAACTCAAACTGTATCTGTTTGA
- the LOC136911825 gene encoding peroxidasin-like isoform X1: MQETSEGHLGGDHIQIDYLFHHCLVLLLICYSSSHALQTGNSFTRHVLVSMINGRCRDIPIQTQLDCFMHKYRTLNGTCNNLCHVTWGSVQSPFQRLLPPAYQYGESAPRSLGYNDKPLPNTRKVSSIVFVSSPTDEQNRTPNFTHMTMMWGQFLSHDIVLTQSNESAQCGNNSTPCKGPGKGCIGIDILSRNELLGHQTAKCIPLRRSAISPDGEQMNKVSSFIDGSQIYGANDEESELSRDRSANIGLLRVAPFPGYSNKFPILPKASRGTFCRSPTPMTQPCFHAGDHRRANENPALMAMHTIWVREHNRIANYLHILNPLWQDERLFQETRKIVIGQLQHITYNEWLPVLFNEKLRKKARISLEPSGTFFNDYDPSLNPTLFNSFATAALRIGHSMIRQSFSQTTDQFTQRRLIPTSSAFFNPTSLFSSSSDGIGEILQGLVAQASRGVDRFFVPAVRENLVTPGPTNHGIVGDLSAINIQRGRDHGLPPYVQFRNASGLGLASSIDNLTNIHPAQRERLREAYYDNVDDIDLYVGGMSETPLPGSIVGDTFTYILAQGFKNLRFGDRFWYERDDSHIGFTLRQLDAIRNASLARVLCDNTEGIEQTLRNVFLEKSIVNSPTNCENLKFVDLNAWKEGS; encoded by the exons ATGCAAGAAACGAG CGAAGGACATTTGGGAGGCGACCATATTCAAATAGACTATTT gTTTCATCACTGCTTAGTTCTCCTCCTCATCTGCTATTCATCGAGTCACGCACTGCAGACCGGGAATTCATTCACGCGCCATGTCCTTGTATCAATGATCAATGGACGCTGTAGAGATATTCCAATTCAAACTCAGTTGGACTGTTTCATGCATAAGTATCGCACGCTCAACGGCACGTGCAACAACTTGTGTCATGTGACCTGGGGAAGCGTCCAGAGTCCGTTCCAGCGTCTGCTACCACCGGCCTACCAGTACGGGGAGAGTGCGCCACGAAGTCTGGGATACAATGATAAACCACTTCCGAACACGCGGAAAGTCAGCAGTATTGTGTTCGTGAGCTCGCCCACGGACGAGCAAAACAGGACACCCAATTTCACGCACATGACTATGATGTGGGGGCAGTTTTTGAGTCACGATATTGTTTTGACTCAGAGTAATGAGTCTGCGCAATGTGGAAATAACAGCACACCTTGCAAAGGGCCCGGGAAAGGTTGCATCGGCATTGATATCTTGTCGCGGAACGAATTGCTTGGACATCAAACTGCAAAGTGTATTCCACTAAGAAGATCAGCTATTAGTCCGGATGGAGAACAG ATGAATAAAGTTTCAAGTTTCATCGACGGTTCGCAAATTTACGGGGCTAATGATGAAGAATCGGAACTCAGTCGAGACCGTTCGGCTAACATCGGACTGCTTCGGGTCGCACCGTTCCCTGGATACTCGAACAAATTTCCTATCCTCCCGAAGGCTAGTCGGGGAACCTTTTGCAGGTCTCCGACACCCATGACGCAACCATGCTTTCACGCTGGCGATCACAGGCGAGCCAACGAGAATCCAG CACTAATGGCGATGCACACGATTTGGGTCCGTGAACACAATCGAATCGCTAATTATCTTCACATTCTGAATCCGTTGTGGCAAGACGAAAGACTGTTCCAGGAGACTCGCAAAATCGTCATAGGCCAACTTCAGCATATCACTTACAACGAGTGGCTCCCTGTGCTATTCAATGAAAAGCTG CGAAAGAAAGCTCGAATTTCACTGGAGCCCTCAGGAACATTTTTCAACGATTACGATCCATCGTTGAACCCAACGCTTTTCAACAGCTTCGCTACAGCTGCACTGCGCATAGGTCATTCTATGATAAGACAAAGTTTTAGCCAAACCACTGACCAGTTTACACAGCGCCGACTCATCCCAACAAGCAGTGCATTTTTCAATCCGACTTCTCTGTTTTCCTCGAGCAGTGATGGCATTGGGGAGATTCTTCAGGGGCTGGTTGCACAGGCTTCACGAGGAGTTGACCG ATTTTTTGTTCCTGCCGTTCGAGAGAATCTCGTGACACCAGGGCCAACAAATCACGGTATTGTGGGCGATTTGTCGGCGATAAACATTCAGCGAGGCCGAGATCATGGTTTGCCACCTTATGTCCAATTCAGGAATGCAAGTGGTCTGGGTTTGGCGTCTTCCATTGACAACCTCACAAACATCCACCCAGCGCAGCGAGAACGACTTCGTGAAGCGTACTATGATAACGTAGATGATATTGACTTGTACGTCGGGGGAATGAGCGAGACTCCTCTCCCAGGAAGCATTGTGGGAGACACGTTCACGTACATTCTAGCTCAAGGGTTCAAAAATCTTCGCTTTGGCGATCGGTTTTGGTACGAGAGAGACGACTCACACATCGGATTCACATTAAGACAACTGGATGCAATACGAAATGCTTCATTGGCAAGAGTTCTGTGCGATAACACAGAGGGAATCGAACAAACTTTGAGAAACGTTTTCCTTGAAAAAAGCATTGTCAATTCCCCCACTAACTGCGAAAATCTGAAATTTGTAGACTTAAATGCGTGGAAAGAAGGTTCGTGA
- the LOC136911825 gene encoding peroxidasin-like isoform X2 — MQETRFHHCLVLLLICYSSSHALQTGNSFTRHVLVSMINGRCRDIPIQTQLDCFMHKYRTLNGTCNNLCHVTWGSVQSPFQRLLPPAYQYGESAPRSLGYNDKPLPNTRKVSSIVFVSSPTDEQNRTPNFTHMTMMWGQFLSHDIVLTQSNESAQCGNNSTPCKGPGKGCIGIDILSRNELLGHQTAKCIPLRRSAISPDGEQMNKVSSFIDGSQIYGANDEESELSRDRSANIGLLRVAPFPGYSNKFPILPKASRGTFCRSPTPMTQPCFHAGDHRRANENPALMAMHTIWVREHNRIANYLHILNPLWQDERLFQETRKIVIGQLQHITYNEWLPVLFNEKLRKKARISLEPSGTFFNDYDPSLNPTLFNSFATAALRIGHSMIRQSFSQTTDQFTQRRLIPTSSAFFNPTSLFSSSSDGIGEILQGLVAQASRGVDRFFVPAVRENLVTPGPTNHGIVGDLSAINIQRGRDHGLPPYVQFRNASGLGLASSIDNLTNIHPAQRERLREAYYDNVDDIDLYVGGMSETPLPGSIVGDTFTYILAQGFKNLRFGDRFWYERDDSHIGFTLRQLDAIRNASLARVLCDNTEGIEQTLRNVFLEKSIVNSPTNCENLKFVDLNAWKEGS; from the exons ATGCAAGAAACGAG gTTTCATCACTGCTTAGTTCTCCTCCTCATCTGCTATTCATCGAGTCACGCACTGCAGACCGGGAATTCATTCACGCGCCATGTCCTTGTATCAATGATCAATGGACGCTGTAGAGATATTCCAATTCAAACTCAGTTGGACTGTTTCATGCATAAGTATCGCACGCTCAACGGCACGTGCAACAACTTGTGTCATGTGACCTGGGGAAGCGTCCAGAGTCCGTTCCAGCGTCTGCTACCACCGGCCTACCAGTACGGGGAGAGTGCGCCACGAAGTCTGGGATACAATGATAAACCACTTCCGAACACGCGGAAAGTCAGCAGTATTGTGTTCGTGAGCTCGCCCACGGACGAGCAAAACAGGACACCCAATTTCACGCACATGACTATGATGTGGGGGCAGTTTTTGAGTCACGATATTGTTTTGACTCAGAGTAATGAGTCTGCGCAATGTGGAAATAACAGCACACCTTGCAAAGGGCCCGGGAAAGGTTGCATCGGCATTGATATCTTGTCGCGGAACGAATTGCTTGGACATCAAACTGCAAAGTGTATTCCACTAAGAAGATCAGCTATTAGTCCGGATGGAGAACAG ATGAATAAAGTTTCAAGTTTCATCGACGGTTCGCAAATTTACGGGGCTAATGATGAAGAATCGGAACTCAGTCGAGACCGTTCGGCTAACATCGGACTGCTTCGGGTCGCACCGTTCCCTGGATACTCGAACAAATTTCCTATCCTCCCGAAGGCTAGTCGGGGAACCTTTTGCAGGTCTCCGACACCCATGACGCAACCATGCTTTCACGCTGGCGATCACAGGCGAGCCAACGAGAATCCAG CACTAATGGCGATGCACACGATTTGGGTCCGTGAACACAATCGAATCGCTAATTATCTTCACATTCTGAATCCGTTGTGGCAAGACGAAAGACTGTTCCAGGAGACTCGCAAAATCGTCATAGGCCAACTTCAGCATATCACTTACAACGAGTGGCTCCCTGTGCTATTCAATGAAAAGCTG CGAAAGAAAGCTCGAATTTCACTGGAGCCCTCAGGAACATTTTTCAACGATTACGATCCATCGTTGAACCCAACGCTTTTCAACAGCTTCGCTACAGCTGCACTGCGCATAGGTCATTCTATGATAAGACAAAGTTTTAGCCAAACCACTGACCAGTTTACACAGCGCCGACTCATCCCAACAAGCAGTGCATTTTTCAATCCGACTTCTCTGTTTTCCTCGAGCAGTGATGGCATTGGGGAGATTCTTCAGGGGCTGGTTGCACAGGCTTCACGAGGAGTTGACCG ATTTTTTGTTCCTGCCGTTCGAGAGAATCTCGTGACACCAGGGCCAACAAATCACGGTATTGTGGGCGATTTGTCGGCGATAAACATTCAGCGAGGCCGAGATCATGGTTTGCCACCTTATGTCCAATTCAGGAATGCAAGTGGTCTGGGTTTGGCGTCTTCCATTGACAACCTCACAAACATCCACCCAGCGCAGCGAGAACGACTTCGTGAAGCGTACTATGATAACGTAGATGATATTGACTTGTACGTCGGGGGAATGAGCGAGACTCCTCTCCCAGGAAGCATTGTGGGAGACACGTTCACGTACATTCTAGCTCAAGGGTTCAAAAATCTTCGCTTTGGCGATCGGTTTTGGTACGAGAGAGACGACTCACACATCGGATTCACATTAAGACAACTGGATGCAATACGAAATGCTTCATTGGCAAGAGTTCTGTGCGATAACACAGAGGGAATCGAACAAACTTTGAGAAACGTTTTCCTTGAAAAAAGCATTGTCAATTCCCCCACTAACTGCGAAAATCTGAAATTTGTAGACTTAAATGCGTGGAAAGAAGGTTCGTGA